Below is a genomic region from Eupeodes corollae chromosome 1, idEupCoro1.1, whole genome shotgun sequence.
ggtCGTATTGTGTGTGGACATTTCTTTTCGAAGACATTGAAAAAGGGactgaattttattatatttacttatattcaatcaaataataaaacgtTAAAATGTCCAGTGGTTGTTCAAGTGATAAAGAGTTTTCTTCGGGTAGTGATGAAGATTTTGTTCCTGAGGAGTATGGGTCAAGTGAAACCGATGACGAATGTAAAGAAGCACCTGTGGATTCCACGAATAGTGATCGTTTGCTTGTTTCGAAGGACAACATAATTTGGAGCCCAGTGACTCCACCTGGTAAGCATATTTACATTTCTTCGGTTCATTCGTTTTTAGATTGTGTTTTTAGAGGCCCGAGCCCGTTCCGAGAATGTGTAGGCAATGAAACCGGGTGTTACTCGCTACGCTATTGCCCGAGTTCATGTATTAAtggattcatttttattattttttccacctcatgttgaaaaaattattatagaaaatacaaataactTTAAGTTTGGCGACAAACACAAAACCATGAACGAAGATATGCTTCATGCATATATTGGAGTTTTTATTCTTGCAGGTGTCTACAAGTAAGTTGTTCCATATCGGTTGaaaagtagttttgttttttgaacggATTTGGTTTTTTGCAGATCTAAAACAGAGCGCATTGAGAACTTGTTTGACGCGAATTTCGGGCGGCCCATTTTCAGAGCTATGATGTATAAAGAGACCTTCCAATACATTACGAAAGTTCTACCTCTTGACGATCCAACCAGCCGCAGacaaaatcaaatgacagcaattgttaaatttgcACCTATTCACAATCTATGGGACAAATGGGTTGAATTGCTTCCTTTATTTTACAACCCATCACCATATGTTACGGTGGATGAACAGCTACTAGGTTTACATGGCAGATGTTCCTTTAGGCAGTACATGCCTAACAAGCCAGAAAAATATGGCTTGAAGTTTTGGCTTGTACTTGCGCTGAAACATCATATGTTTGGAGGATTCAGCCGTACCTAGGAAAACCAGTTGGTGGTGAAGCTGAAAAAAATCAAGGTGAGCGCGTGGTTCTAGACCTAGTCGAAGGATTGAAGGGCCACAATATTACCAtggataactttttttcttcatacCAACTTGGGCAAAAATTGCTCCAGAAGAATCTGACCATGGTCGGCACTatgcgaaaaaataaaagaagtataccaccaaaaatatttaaaaaaaaaatcgactttCGCATTCACGGATTCCACTACACTTGTTTCGTATAtgagtaagaaaaataaatgcacagTGGTACAAAGCACTATGCACCACAGTCTTGAACTAGGACCTGAACCCAAAATGATGCCggaaattatacaattttataacaaaacaaaaggtGATGTTGACAATGCCGATAAAATGCTATCCGGCTTTAGTGCAAAACGAAAAACTAATCGTTGGCcaatgtacatattttcaaacattataGACATATCAGCATTGaacgtttttataatttttactcAAATCGATCCCGAGTATCAGACATCTCGTGGCAAgcaaagccggaaaaagttttTGCACGACCTAGGTGTTTAGTTGACTAAAAACAATATACGCAACAGATCAAGACCACCTCGCGCTTCATGTTAGGTTACTATTCAGGCAACTATCGACAATGAAAGTGAACATTTCAATCCAGTtgccaaaaagcaaacaaaaattgattttcgactcaaatatcttttcaaaaatttgaaatattggcttaaaactaattttatcttataagaaatattgttttcaacatttttaaaagtcgaatggacagtttattttacaaaaaataaaactaaaaaaaaaaaacaatactaaaacttggtacaaatttactttcgactcaaatagcttttcaaaaattaaaaatattgacttcaaactaattttatttcacagaaaatattgttttcgatattcagtaatttttatataacaatacaacaatccgttttttcataaacaataaaatctacaaaaaatagtactcagatttggtaaaaattgatacgagtgtTGCGGTCAAAAAAATAGCACTACGATGTAATTTGTTACATTTCCAGCGATTAATATAAATGTGCTATACTTTTAATCACCATTACTATACACTGTCGGACAAATTAAAGTGCAAAATTAGTTGTCTCTTTTTCTTATCACtgttatttaaaagtaaaaatcatttttcgcTCATTTTCATGATCTGACGTCACATAATGTCATTTATTGACGATCTGTAAAAACTATCCCGTAATTGCTTTGTCTATTTGTTATGAATTGCTTGAATATTGAAACACATGAAGTTGAAATGCGACAAAATAAAGTGCAGTTTCtgttttttctcttatttattgataaaaaaaataataatttttaagaaaaaaaacttcaaatcgaaGAGATATTCAAAGGTAGAagcattaatataaatttataattatttaagtgAATAGTTTCAATTAATATGTGCAAGACTTTAGGATGAAACCGTTGACGCTGGAAGTGAAGGAATTGCTAGTTTTGGACCGTCAACATGGGTTGACATTCCATCAACTGGCAGAAAAATACGGAATATCAATTTCTGGAGCAAGAAAAATCTGACTTAACTTCGTTAAATGAGGAACTGTTGCCAGTTTTAAGAGTTCTTGCGGAAGAAAGAGGAAGACCACAGCAGTTGATGACCGCAGGATCAAGCTTGAGGCTAGAAGAAACCCCTTATCATCAGCCAGAAATATTAAGGAAGACCTCCAGTTGAACATTACTCAAAGGACGGTTCAAAGGCGACTCCATGAAAGcggtttaaaaaactattttgcaaagaaaaagcCACTGCTTCGAGCAGTCAATATTCGAAAAAGACTAGCTTTTGCTAGAAAGTTTTTGTCAAAGCCGCAATCAAACATGGAGGTGGGTCGGTTATGGTCTGGGGTTGTTTCTCCTTCATTGGCGTCGGAAATATCGTCAAAATCGACACCAAAATGACTGGCGCTAGTTACGTCAATATTGTTAAGGAAAACTTACCTACTTCTGCTCGTAAAATGTCtttggaaaattatattttacaacaagacaacgaccccaaaCATACGAGCAGAGTAGCCAAGGAGTTTTTTTCCGAAAACAATATTGACGTACTAGAATGGCCACCACAATCCCCAGACCTTAACCCCATTCAACACCTTTGGTCCATTTTAGACGACAGAATTCCATTAAATGAGCGTCGAAATTTGACATCGTTTTGGGAAAGCCTACAACATGAATGGGAGAATATTCCAGCTGACATCTTAAAAAATTTGGTCTATAGCATACCCAAGCGTCTTGCAGCAGTTATACAGAATAAAGGAGGAGCCACTAGCTATTAAGTTTTTTacattagtaatgtttttttttttgaatttttaatattttttttgtttttttttttgaatttacactttattttgtcttctttaTGTGTTTATGATGTTGTGATATCTTTTCATTtcttacttaaattttgtatataacctTTCATTACAACTTATAAGATCGTAAAATAGgcttaagattaaaaattaattgcttGTTCGactgaaaatgaataaaaacaatccaaaaataaacaaataagaagaagaatttgaatttgactttGCACTTTATTTAGTCCGACTATATTACCGTTCTAggttcttaattaaaaatatgatatcCAATGAGAAAACCTATTCGGAAATCAGGCAAATCCTTggttgttcaaataaaaaaatacggaATGCCTTAACATTTAGTGTAAAATCCGAAACGCGTGGGCGGAAGCGAGCAATGTCCCCTCTGATGTTGAAGCGATTGATTCGACAAAGCAAAAAGGAACCGTTTGTACCAGCTACCGAGCTAAAAGTCGTGTTGAATGTAACAGCAAGTGTCGAAACAGTGCGCAGGCGATTAAGGGATAACGGTTTATATGCCCGCAGTTCAAGAAAGGTACCTCTCCTGACAAAAAAACATGTCACCAAACGGATGCAATTCGCGCAAGTCCTTGTAGAATGGCCATAACGAAGTGGAGGAATGTTCTTTGGACAGAtgagaccaaaattgttttgtttggtgGAAAAGGATCACGGTCATACGTGAGAAGGCCCCAACATGCTGAATTCAACCCAAAATATACGacaaaaacaatcaaacatGGCGGATCTAGCATTATGATATGGGGCTGTTTCTCTTACTACGGTGTTGGTCCTTTATACTGGATAAAAGGTATAATGGATCAGCACCTGTATGTTAAAATTTTGCAGGAAGAGATGTTGCCGTATGCGTCTGAAGATATGCCGTTGAATTGGGTCTTTCAACAGGACAATGACCCAAAACAAACCAGCAAATTGGCCAAAAATTGGTTTCGGGATAATTGTGTGGAAGTTATGAGTGGCCTGCACAGTCACCAGACTTAAACCCAATTGAAAATCTTTGGGCTGATGTAAAGACGGAAGTGTCTCGGTGCAGGCCAAGCAATAATAATGAACTTTGAGCTACTGTCAACACTTTCTGGAAATCGATTTCTGTTGAAAGATGCCAACGCCTCGTGAACTCGATGCAAATGCGTTGTACTGCAGTAATTGCAAATAAAGgaaatggaacaaaatattaaatatggctaatttttaaacagattaaaaaataaatattaaatattataaaaaataaacatttttttattttaaacgatgTTTTTATGATGCGGTGCTATTTTTTTGActggcaaaatttaaaaatgcttttgaaagtTAAGAAATAACTAAATAAGGTTATTAATTTAACagtatattattaaataacatttattaattaagtttttctgcATCATAAACTTTTTTGATGGTTTTCTGTGCTAGTTTTTTGACCGCAGCGTATagacaagcttttaagcaagacaaatcgacagacggaatgggaagttatcagtgtgggtcgcatcccagcctcttttttttattggaattaaaacaaattaatggaAAAAGCGGTTTCGCTCTTATTGTTTTGGCCACCATTGTTAGCCACAGGTTAGGTTAGCTTAAATTTGCTTTCAATTATGGAgaaggacacacttaggctagtttaatggcccattgtgataccacatgaatcttgaggctttcttttaAGCTCAATAAAACCTAATTGAGTCCCTaacgaaacgtgagagactAATTATGTTCATATAATTCTTTTAGCTAATTTTGGGTTTTTAGCTAGAGTGGGGCGTACATGAGGTTAAGAACTGaacatacagcttctgcaatagtcatttgagaatacgcctagccgagtggcgtgctttcctataagACAGTGCCGGGGTATGACActgattatcgagcttatatgcgatctgctttgatatagcaagcaccttgtGCGGTTTAAAACTATTGTTAACTTTGTTGATTCCTTTAAGATTCAATGATTTGCCACCATCTGATTTAAAAGGGTGAAATTGTTCAGTGCGATTTCACTGCTTAAAAAACactatttacatttatttttttgtctgacCATCCcctttagaaaaatgtactctGAGGCCTATGCTGTTTAGTCTTATGAACTTTTGAGCAATCTAATTtcattgtttatataaaatcgTAAATGAGTTTTTCGACACCTCTTTATCAATATCtagtttaataaataataatagataCTCACAACTTCTCCACCTCCGGGTAAAAGTGGCACCAAGTCGTCAGTCtgcaaagaaaaacattagAAACTTATCCTAAACTAAAATAGATCAAAGTTCTTACCCGAAGGTCATTGAGATAAGGAAATTCactacgaaaaagaaaaaagaaaagataacaAGGAACTGTTACATGAAACTCACTTAAAAGTTGTAGGTATTTAAATAGTACTATTTCAAGGTCTATCTCTGAGTTGATGCCTTAACCAATCTCACAGACAATTTCATCATAATTTCTACTTACTCCTGATAGGCAAAGTTTTCGTTAGCTGGAATTCCTTCATAAGAAGCTGGGCTTCCAATGGAACTGGAAAAAAGGAaagacacacacaaaaaaaaacataattacaCTTAGATTAGGTCTCAAGAAACTTCTCTCGATGACTTACTCTGGTTGGGAAGACATCAAGGGATCCCGGATCATGTTCTTTAAGTATAATTACTGGCAACCCACTTGTTGGGTAATCTTTCGAGTTCCTCTCAACCTTGTCCTTTACCTTGAAATGAGCTAAAAAAGATGCAACTTAAATTGCACCATTTATTTAAAGGTTATGACCACTTCAGATAAGAATGTatgtaaatcaattaaaaaatcaaacattagCCGAAAgttatttgcattttaaaaacaaacctttttgTCAAGTTTTCAGTTcacaattttagttttctttttttctttttttgtacaaaataattgtgcaaaaacCTGTCGGgtatatttttgatgaaattccGTGAGTCTGGGGGATAATCTACATTTATGTGGACTTTTTTAGAATACACTTCCACTTCATCCGGCAATATCATATAATTATTGTTTAGACAAAACCACTGAAttaattaaagtaaagtaaatgagaaaggaaaacaaatgtttggcagtaaaataattattttacaagAACAGCACCGGGATCTTTGCACTTGCAATTgtactttttgatttttgttgaattgttcGTGTTCCCAACgtttagaaaattaaacaaaaaactacttgAAACGTAAACATCAATGGCCGTGCTAAAACGGTGGCTCTAGTGTCGCATAAGAGAATTTAAACAAGGTCAAGCTAGGTTTGGGGTATGGTTagactgtgactttttcttaatGGTTTCTGTGGTTACCTTGTCATTAGGAGATACACTGTATTATATCGATTAAGGTTGCAAAGCATTTAATTGTTATTGAGATTgttattaaagaaataataaataagttttttagttttgttttgattatggAATAGTTGCGTTGTGTTATTTATCGCGGAAAATACAGGTTATTAAAGTTTCCTTGTTTGGTGAAATGGATAAAAGAATAGGAATTTAAAAACAGTGCTGTGTCcgagaaaaaaatagaaaataaattaaagagaacttcgattgattgacataCTAAATATGGACTCCTAGTTGATACTTCGCTGGCTGAATGCTTAAATGCCCCACAGACCACTTTTTCGGGAAACTAAGTTAAAGATGCAGTTATACTAATTCGTATGTTCTCTTTCGTTTGGTGTTATTCCCGTTGCTCTATCTCTATTATTAATTCATTTGATAAATAAGAAATGCGTCTGCTTATCACCGTGGTAGTGTACAAagtaaaaaatcatctttatttgtTCCATTGCTGCCAGGTAATACATTTCTGGCATTTAAACAATACTGCCAGATACTACATCTATtccctttttttcataatcaaatacaaattactgaaattCAAACGTACAacttataattaattatttttccattgATAAATCGTAGCCCTGGAGATGCGGTGGAACGTTTCTCTTTCTTGCGATTCTAGCCGATGTCTGTATGTCCAAAGGGTCTTCTTCTGGTGCCGCGTTTGCCTGTGATGTTGGTGATGtaatgtttgttgttgttgtagctaTGCACTGAACATTAGTTCCCACTGGTGATCTGATCACGAATGTTTTCATCAAGCTGTTCACGAAAATCGCAGCGCTCAGCTTGTTCCCGCAAGCGCATTGTGAACATATCGATTCTTTCACCCTTTGTCGGAAAATGTGTCTTTCGTACGAAATACTTTGTTTTGGCTCAAAAAATGCACAGAGTCTTACAACCGCTTGTTCGTACTCGTCTTTCTGTTCAAAGACATAACCAGAAGCCAATGGCCCTCTGCGTTCGTTTGTAGTTTTAACTTCTGGCAGCGAATAATAAACTGTTTGCACCTTCTCGCCACCATAATGCAACATCCAATTCAATTTCTTTGTGCCGTTTTCCATTGAGTTTTCTTGggcaaaaatttcaaaactacgCAACCATTTTCTACATTCACCACCGCAATTTCCATCTGCCTTGAAATCAAACGGTGGTGGTCCATCTGTCAACCGTGTTCGTAGCATTTCtgaaatttaacaataaatcatCAGCCAATATTTGGAAACCCAATACGAACGAATTCGTTTtgtgcaaaatttcaaaacaaaatggctgatATCTGATTCAACTTATATGAACATTCCAGAAACTAATCGCATGGCCGTCAACTTCATTCACCGACCAAACACAGGCGCTCTCTTTTCCACTcacacattttcattttttttaaagacaacgCTCCATCATTCGAGCAGAcaacttctttctttttttttttttttctgtccaaAATGATTGAACCAGACAATGCTCCATCTTTCGAGCCAACAACATCTTTTTCCTGCTGCAAAATGCAACAGCGAGTATTTTCAATGCTCCAACATTTGAGCTTACAACATCTTTCTCCTGTTCCAAACACATTGTTGAAccagcgattttttttttcaatgctcCATCTTCCGAGCAATCTATTCATTGTTAATGAATCAGATATCAACGAATTCAACTATTTTGCGCTTAAAATTAAGCCGCATTAGATTGTATGTACTTACTTTTTGTTAGTATCTCCTTTCGTGGGTGCGTCTGCTCCTCGTCGCCAAATGTAGTATCCTTCATTTGATAAATAAGAAATGCGTCTGCTTATCACCGTGGTAGTGTACAAagtaaaaaatcatctttatttgtTCCATTCGTTCCTGACATTTCACAAGTGCTGCCAGGTAATACATTTCTGGCATTTAAACAATACTGCCAGATACTACAGTTACAGAAGCCAGTTTTGCTCCATAGACCACATATTTTCGGTTCTGTTCATGCTTTTTTCCCGCATATCCAAAATTTGTACGAGGTGGGGCGGATCAGCTATGGACTACTTGTGCCTTCCTGCTATCCAAGGAAAAAAGGGATTCCCAGGAAACGGATCATTATTGCCCTACTTTTTGGTAATTACTCCTACAATTATGGACTTTAATCCCACCGCATCATCCCAGGAGATACCTACCGACAAACTTAAGCCTGAGGCAGCATTTTCTGCCTTAGAAAATTTACTCAAACAAATCATTATAAACCTGGGACCAGAATTTGGATCGTATATATGAGATACTTTTGCAAAAGTATTGAAGGAAAACAATGCCACCGCGCCAATTCTGGATAATGATGTAAGCATCCCAACTGACGACGAAGCTACCAACAAGGAAGCCTCAGAGAAAAACTTAACCAATGAAATTCCATCCAGCTCCGATGAAACGGAATCACCCAAGCCTGGACAAAAacggcttaaaaaaaaaaacaaagaagacaaGAGGAGCGAAAAAGGTTGCGGCACCCACTGAGGATGTCCAACCAAAAGCCAACCAACCACCAAGCTCTACATCAACACCAATCCTACCTAAACCAACAACTAACATATTGACAACGGGACAAGCAGCTCCAGCACCAACAACTGACAAACAACAACCGCAGCCAACACCAGCGATCAAAAAGGACAAGTTACCACTAATTTGTTGCTATTCTGCAAATGTAGCTGACATCAGCAGGTTGCTAAAGGGCATTCACAGCTCTTTCGAAGCCATCGAAGTTGAGGACGAACTGAGGATCGAAGGTCTCCCGGTTATCAAAGTTTCACAATACAAATCAAGGAAGCTGCAGGGTAAAACCTATAATAACTTTGTAGTTGAGCTAAGAAAGGACTGCAACATTACCGAGGTCTACTCAAAGACTCTAGTGATGAGCCAGACAGTACACTGGGAACGACTTCAATCCAATGACATAGTTCAATGCCGGAAATGCCAGCAGTTTGGACACATTGCCTCTAATTGGGGACGCGAATACGTCTGCGTAAAGTGCAAGGATAAACATGAAGCTGGCCAATGCAAGCGGACCGAAAACACAGGGACTGATGTTTGGTGTGCTAACTTCCAGAAGACGGGTCATCCAGCTGGCTATAAGGGAAAAAAGGCGCACCGGCTATTCGCTGCCCGATCAGCATGCATAACGACTCGTCCAAACTTTAGCTATGTTATTGTGGCGAAGGGACCAACCACTCGGCCAAACATTAGCTACGCTAAAGTGGCAAAGAGTCCAGCAGCGACTCCATTCAAACAAGCCACTATGACCCCATTGAATACCATTGCAAACAAAACGAAACCAACTCAATCGATGAACCTTAACAACGAAGTTCAACGAATTTTCGGAAGCAAAATGCTCACCATCATGGAGAAAGCCAAAAGCACCGTCCCAGCGAACTACACCAATCTGAGTGAAGCTGAAAAGTATGTGGCTTTAGCCACAACAAGCCGGATATCGCCCTCATCAGTGAAACCAACGAAGCCCGCAGAAACAACATCGATGTCGTCGGATACAAGACCTTCCGACAGGATAAAACCCAGAGTCGTAGAGGAACAGCCATCTTCGTGAGGGACAATATATCCTACAGAACCAGCGAAGTTATCATCCCAGGGTTTTATACCAGCGAAGCCACTGCAGTGAGAATAGAGTTGGGACAAGGTGAGTCCCTCACTATTATAAGCATTTATGTCAAATGCGGCTCCACCAACGAAAACATCCGAAACGACTTGGGAAtcctcaataaataaaataaaataaaataaaataaaataaaataaaataaataaaatcagtaTCGAAGGGAAAGCTATAGTGGACTGGTTGATGAACATTCTTTGGTGGTAATATCGCAGCCAAAGCCAACATTCCCTAGAACTCTATCAACTCTTGATTTCTTTCTGTCAagctcaaattttgtttttgtcattcCAGACATCTGCAACTTTACGTGTTCAACTGTCCCAAGCGATTCGGACCACAAAGCAGTACTCCTGTCAATAAAACTCAACCAACCAGCCATTTTAGCCGCGAGACCTCAAGCGGACTTCATCGACTACAAGAGATTAAATTTCGAGAGACTGCAGTTGGACATGAAAGGAAACCTAGTGCTTCCACCAGCGAACCGAAACCTACAGGACAACGAAGTTGATGAGGCTGCCGAGTCCATGGAATCAACCATTACAATTGCACTTGATTCCCAAAAAATCCACAGGACAACAAAAGACAGATACCAACACCTCCCGGAATATGTTCAAAACTTATACCCCCACCGACAAAGGCTGAGAAAGCGCCTCCAGAGGATCCATCAGAGGGAACTCAACAGGGTGAACCCTGAATACCGGACTGTCAAGAGCGAACTGGAATGTTTGAACATCATGTTCCAAAACTCCATCCGACACCCAACGACATCTCCTTCAAAAAGAGATTGAGCGAGATAAAACCGGGACCAAACGCCTTCAAGGAAATAAACCGCCCCATCGGTAGGAGAAAACCATTGCCGGAAGTCATGATGAGCAACAACATCGAGCAGACTTCAACGAATGACAAAGTGGAAGCTTTTGCCAAACACTTTGAACAGAGTTTCACTCCAAAACCACCAACGGTCCAAGCCTTCCTCAACAAAGTAGAAACCTCCATCCAGTTGATTCAACAGCCAAACATTGAAGTTCAATTTGACGACTACTGCAAAGCCGATGAACCAGCTAATACCCATAAATTCTGCAATCCTGAGGACATAGCTGAGATCAATAATAACTTGAAGGCGAAGAATGGAATGGAGGGGATTTCAAACTATATCCTGAAAAGACttcctcaagttttttttgataatcttgACTATTATCATAAATAACTGAATCAACAACGGctacttttcaaaaaagtggAAGAGAACCAAAGTAGTGGCAATTCCAAAGAAAGGCAATACCAATATGATCTCCAGCTACAGGCCTGTCTCACtcctcaacaacatcagcaaaattctggaagaagtcatt
It encodes:
- the LOC129942170 gene encoding uncharacterized protein LOC129942170, with protein sequence MKDTTFGDEEQTHPRKEILTKKMLRTRLTDGPPPFDFKADGNCGGECRKWLRSFEIFAQENSMENGTKKLNWMLHYGGEKVQTVYYSLPEVKTTNERRGPLASGYVFEQKDEYEQAVVRLCAFFEPKQSISYERHIFRQRVKESICSQCACGNKLSAAIFVNSLMKTFVIRSPVGTNVQCIATTTTNITSPTSQANAAPEEDPLDIQTSARIARKRNVPPHLQGYDLSMEK